ggagtttatttgaatatcacAACTACGAATcggagtgaaataaaattcagatctCTCTGAAGTTACTCTGCTGGAAAAATGAGCTCCCTAGTTACTCCGCATtccgagtaattttttttttaactctggAATTCCGGGTGACGGAGTGAACTCCcgatttttcacagtgtatctAACCTTGGAATTCAGTTCACTAGACTGCACTTGTTAGTAACAATGTGAGAATCCCTTCAACACTTTTACTTGCAGTTGATGGTTTGTATAGAAATAGTTTGTCAGCGTGTCACACTAAAACCGGAATTACAAACTGTCTTTGTTAGATAAGCTTTACCGACTATTACTCGGTGTTGGATGTTTGTGAATTTTCTGGGACATGTAAACAGCTGAAAATAGTTGTTTTaagaaagaataaagtaaaaaCTCGACTCAAAAGAAAGTGTGTACAAAGTAGATTTAAACAGCGCTTATTTGTTTGAATGTTCTCACGGCAACGCTCGTCCTGAACAAGAAGAGAGTAAAGAAAAGGTCTTGTCATGCTAAAGCACGAATTTCGTGACCAGAATCACATGCCAACTTAACTTGAGATGACACAAaaatacataaagaaaaaagtaatgtCGGAAAATAGATGAAAGTTAGCGAAACCCCTCGAGCAAACTTTTTGCtaaacttttacttttatttaacattttactttttttttatagcaattaAGAGCTTTTTTATTTGAGGAAAATTGTTGAGAGCACTTTTGTAAAGTCTTTATGTTCTGGCTTTTACtcattaatagttttaatgaaacgaaaatatttagacattataattttttttttatttgtaaattaacgTTACATGAATTGTGGGCTAAACGAATAAATATGTGTTATTGATGTTATTTACAGTTACTAAGTTCAATTGTCGTTGTGGGAGGCACGAATGTCGCTGGAGCATTAACACATCACCCTAGAGAAATAGCACAGAGACAAGCTTTCTTAGAAACACGGCAGTGTGTAGAAGCGCGACTGACTACTCAAAGAGAAAATCAGCAACAGGTATTTTAACCatattaactattttaattttttatttgaaaatagcaTGTATTTGAAATCtattaaaagataataaacgttattttatttaaatatatttagatagctgatgaaaaaaatctcACCACATTCTCCATAATTTATAGCTTTGAAAAAAGTTGtgagataaatttaacattcaaATACCGTAGGCGTAGAATTctcatattgaattttatttccttcagCAGTTACTTGTCACGCACgtgatttaaattgaattttattgtatCGCATATTATTGGTACTGAAAAAACCCAAGTTCTTTGGAAGAATGATTTCGTTAGAGGAATtacattttttctaagttttattaaattttcggcCCCCGTCGAATctgaagtttttattaatgactTCTTCGGTAAAAGAtcgttcaaaattaaattgattttttttttgttttacttaaaGTCTCCCAAACTGCCGGGGTCATTAGCGACTAATTAACTATTGGATGGGGACATATTCGCACTCACTGAGGTTCGAACCCAGCACCCGGACGTTTTAACTTGTCCAAACTATCCAGTCATACGCCTTATACCACTCGGCCTAAAGCCCGGTTATgttgtttttatattaaagattattattcatattccCAATTCTTATCTCTTCGGTATTTTTCTTGAGAATATTTTTGACgtaattattgagaaaaacTAAAAGTTCATCAATAGAATTTATCAACCGCTTGAATGATAATGAAGACGAaggtaaaaatgaaaataataatttatatctactgggtaatataatttattatcttattgataaaataaagatgactgattaatagaaaatataaattttggttaCTTAATGGCatcacattattttttattaataattataaataatgaggCAGAAGTGCCGTTTCTCGCCACTTGAGGGCCAGTTTTGGAcactcgaaaaatttaaatacaatcgAACTCCATTAACTCGGACAGTTAGTCTACAGAACGGAAATTTCTTGGAATTTCCTAGTTAACGGACGCTTCTTCTTctttaaaaagtaaactatGACGTATGCGCTCTTACATCTTCATGAatccatatataaatacacacAACATACAAACGTATAGCAACTAATAGGAAACAGCGTAACTCGTAGTGGGGGTCAAGATTGACGGAAAGTTCTGAGAAAATGGAATTCGCGTAAATGGAGTTCGACtatgaaataatttctaaaatacgaaatgatataattaattttattcaacccAGGCCTAATTTACCCACTTTATGACGTCTGCGTTGCGAATCCTAAATGGGTGTTTATCGACCAGTGCAAAGAAGTTGAGTAAAGTTAAAGTAAATTTCCTCGTTTTCTACCGATACTGCCAGAAATGagtgttataataaaattttaccacGCATCTCGAGATTTTCAACTGAGCTCCATCTATTAAACATTATAGGGACTCGTTGAGCGACTTGaagttttttgtcaaaatgtATATTGAACGGCTAGTACACTAGAGATGGTTACTTCAATTCATCATATGTAAAATGCTGTACCGCATGGttgttgtatttatttttctcaatgaaTACAGTCGAGTCACATTACAAGTCCGCTTAGTGTCTCTCTCATATTAACGCGAGTCCggttaaaacaaaaagataCAAGCCGGACTTATAACTCGATTCGactgtatttaaattagtaatcaaAACATCCAAGTGAATTTCAAAtcaatcaaatataaattctgAATTTTGGAGTCAATGGTTTGTTGTAATTTCGTGGGTGCACCGTGGCGCTAAACAAGCACAGACTTTGCATCACAGATTGTCATTAATTGTGTACATCAGGcaattgttaaataaagtaTAGTTCATAGTAGGACACTCAGAGTCTTCATTCGGTGAGAGCAATGATTTCAGCATACGTTTCCGGGCCACATGCACGGGGCGAAAGCCTTCAGCCCGTGCACGTGGCCCTTCGAATCGTGCTGAAAACATTGACCTCATCCTATAAAGACTATCTTAGTATCCTAACTATgcaatatatgattttaaatgtgtTTAAAGATACTTTTATCGCACTATTACAATGcaagtttttcaaatattttttcacttattaAAGAAAGTATtgaaatgtccaaaaatgaaGCAGTGGCCATAAATGCTACTTCTACCCTATATAattgtcatttaaaattacgtaaataataattagtcaatgaataaaaatgaattactaCCACCTATAAAAATGAACAGTGGATGTTTACGTTTGAATGGAACAATGTATCATTTGTCGTTCGATTAAAGAATAGCAATAACTTGTTATGATTTAAGCATCATGGGCTCTGTTAGACAGTTTGTACTAACGGGTATCATCCAACTGAAAGTTAAATCAAGGGCTCTAATTTTGTCAGGAGTATCTAGAGTTACATCCATCAAGTAATCGCCGCATGGTAATGGATTGTTGAATTCAAGAGTGAGAGGATCCAACTCGTATGGAACAGTACGATATGTGCTCTTAAAAAGAAATCATATTGATGGTATTAGTGTGGAAAAAAAGGGTATCAAAAGATTAAAATGGTTTGTACCTTTTGGATCGGACATTCAGCACCGCCCATGATGGCAGTAGAGAGAATTGTCCTGATGTTCGCTGCAACAGATCCGGCAGGATATGAAGTGTCACAAACATCAGTCAAGTCATTTTTAGTCGTAGAATCGTAGATTTCGATGTCATCTACACTGATGTTGGCTTTCATCTGAAGTTTTTGAAAGTAATcgtgttaaaataatagttacaTATGAAGATATAGGTGATACAATTACGATGTATTCAGTGTATTTTTGATGTAAGCTTACAATTAACAACGGGTTGTCGTCAGTCATTGATTGGAgataattgataaatgaaTCTTTGTTTGGCACAGCCGTTGACTGGACCAAGCCATTTGGTCTAGGAAGTAACGAAACTCTTGTTATATTGAGAATGTAAGATTGAACACCACTTGGAACTGGCGTGTCGACCTGAGGTCCATTATCGtcgtcgtcatcatcatcatttccTCCGAATATACCACCATCAACATCTACACTATCGTCGTCGTCATCATCACCATTTCCTCCAAGTATACCACCATCAACATCTACACTATCGTCGTCGTCATCATCACCATTTCCTCCAAGTATACCACCATCATCGTCTCCACTATCGTCGTCGTCATCATCACCATTTCCTCCAAGTATACCACCATCATCGTCTCCACTATCGTCGTCGTCATCATCATTTCCTCCAAGTATACCACCATCATCGTCTTCATTATCATCGTCGCCATCATCGTCTCCACTATCGTCGTCGTCATCATCATTTCCTCCAAGTATACCACCATCATCGTCTCCACTATCGTCGTCGTCATCATCACCATTTCCTCCAAGTATACCACCATCATCGTCTCCACTATCGTCGTCGTCATCATCATTTCCTCCAAGTATACCACCATCATCGTCTCCACTATCGTCGTCGTCATCATCACCATTTCCTCCAAGTATACCACCATCATCGTCTCCACTATCGTCGTCGTCATCATCATTTCCTCCAAGTATACCACCATCATCGTCTCCACTATCGTCGTCGTCATCATCACCATTTCCTCCAAGTATACCACCATCATCGTCTCCACTATCGTCGTCGTCATCATCATTTCCTCCAAGTATACCACCATCATCGTCTTCATTATCATCGTCGCCATCATCGTCTCCACTATCGTCGTCGTCATCATCATTTCCTCCAAGTATACCACCATCATCGTCTTCATTATCATCGTCGCCATCATCGTCTCCACTATCGTCGTCGTCATCATCATTTCCTCCAAGTATACCACCATCATCGTCTTCATTATCATCGTTGCCATCATCGTCTCCACTATCGtcgtcgtcatcatcatcattttctCCGAATATACCACCATCAACATCTACACTATCTTCGTCGTCATCATCACCATTTCCTCCAAGTATACCACCATCATCGTCTCCACTATCGTCGTCGTCATCATCACCATTTCCTCCAAGTATACCACCATCATCGTCTCCACTATCGTCGTCATCATCACCATTTCCTCCAAGTATACCACCATCATCGTCTTCATTATCATCGTCGCCATCATCGTCTCCACTATCGTCGTCGTCATCATCATTTCCTCCAAGTATACCACCATCATCGTCTTCATTATCATCGTTGCCATCATCGTCTCCACTATCGtcgtcgtcatcatcatcattttctCCGAATATACCACCATCAACATCTACACTATCTTCGTCGTCATCATCACCATTTCCTCCAAGTATACCACCATCATCGTCTCCACTATCGTCGTCGTCATCATCACCATTTCCTCCAAGTATACCACCATCATCGTCTCCACTATCGTCGTCATCATCACCATTTCCTCCAAGTATACCACCATCATCGTCTTCATTATCATCGTCGCCATCGTCGTCTCCACTAtcgtcgtcatcatcatcatttccTCCAAGTATACCACCATCATCGTCTCCATTATCACCATCGTCATCATTATCTCCACTATCGTCgttgtcatcatcatcatttccTCCAAATATACCACCATCATCGCCTTCATTATTGTCATCGTCATCGCTCCCATTTCCTTCTAATATACTACCATCATTTTCACTGTCGATCAGTTCATCTTCAGGCCCTGAGCCCATCGGCCCATCTTCCGGCCCTGAACCCATAGGCCCATCTTCAGGTCCTGAGTCCATGGGGCCACCTTCAGGCCCTGAGCCCATGGGTCCACCTTCAGGCCCTGAACCCATGGGCCCATCTTCAGGTCCTGAACCCATGGGCCCATCTTCAGGCCCTGAATCCATGGGGCCACCTTCAGGCCCTGAGCCCATGGGGCCATCTTCAGGCCCTGAACCCATGGGCCCATCTTCAGGTCCTGAATCTATGGGGCCACCTTCAGGCCCTGAGCCCATGGGGCCATCTTCTGGCCCTGAGTTCATTGGCCCATCTTCAGGTCCTGAGTCCATGGGGCCACCTTCAGGTCCTGAGTCCATGGGGCCACCTTCAGGTCCTGAGCCCATGGGCCCATCTTCAGGTCCTGAGCCCATGGGGCCATCTTCCGGCCCTAAGCCCATAGGCCCATCTTCAGGTCCTGAGCCCATGGGGCCATCTTCCGGCCCTGAGCCCATCGGCCCATCTTCCGGCCCTAAGCCCATAGGCCCATCTTCAGGCCCTGAGCCCATTGGCCCATCTTCAGGTCCTGAGGCCATGGGCCCATCTGCAGGTTCTGAGCCCATGGACCCATCCAAAGGTGTCTCACTCATTGTCACATATCCATTGCTATCTGCATATCCTTCACCCACTGGCATGCCCTATCAATATGTTTGTTTgccattaaaaattgtttaataaaaatatttttgaaaaaaaatttcatactcacattgacatttaaaatGCCAACTATTGCCAACAGTAACAAGGTAATCCGTTTCATTTTGTCTTAAAGTCAACAAATATCAATCATTTGAAAGcaatataaaaattcgaatattCTCCGTTGGTTTCTcatccataaataaaataatattctcttCACCTTTTTTTACGTGAATtctttgtttatatatttttcataattaatatatactggccaattatatttatcgataatttGAATCCTTGAGCATTGCTGACGCAGTTGCTTTCTTATCGATAATTATTACCGAGTACAAAGTTATACATGTAAGACTTATcgacaaatatataatgtttCCTGTCAAGctaaaagaaaacttttttcgtattttactgaaaataatatctttttttaataacaaaaaattacaataacaaCTTATATtgcaagaaataatttttccgcGGAATAAGAACTATTGAAGAGatcttacaataaaattattaagattttgtaaatttataaaaatcgacAACAGTACttacatattttcaaaaaactgcCACCTGGCTATACTCGAAAGAGCAtgatatatttcatattataatcaatttactaatttaatttttcgcaGAATGacctactaaaaaatattaagttaaacaatttgctaattagaacgtcaataattaattcaaataagaTAATTAGGAAAGTAAGTGCACGAAAAAAACCATCTATTTTTTCTAGTGCGAGATAGAAATTTTTGGTAGATGTTAATACAATAAAGGGTCTTGGTcagtgtataaaaataataattaaatcattttcaaaaatttgattagcCTCGTTTATTTCATAGATTGAAAGTTgaacgaaatttaaatatcattacaATGCACAAATATgacatcaattaattatttctgaaGTTGGTTGACTTCATCTGAACATTCAGTTAAacctttttctattttccaatCGAAGTAAACCCCGATTATCCACTCACCGTCAGACGTGTGAAAATCCATATGCAATACGTAATCACCACATGGTATTGGTTTATCGAACGTAAGAAACATTGGCGGTAATCGATAGGGAACAACAAATTTATATCCCTacaagtttatataaattatgaatcaTCTATTGATTTTACTAGAgttttatcgttttttaaaagatattattctttaaatgtttataaatagttatatacTTTAAGTATTGGACATCTTTGGCCATTCATGAGAgctaaattcataattttccaAATGTTGGCTTCAACAGAGTTCTCGGGGTATGAACTATCGCATACGGTTGTCATTTTTCCATCACCCTCCGTTTCATAAACCCAAGTTTCACCTACTTTTATGTCGGCTCGATActgttaattataagtaaatcattgtaataaaaaaaaaaaaaaatataaataattatgggacgaaaaaaaatttactatatcgAGCGAATTATTTGCACTCATCGTTTGATAGTATTCAGCGGGTTCATCGGTATTCCGGTCTTCGATGTGAAAAATATCATTAGGAGGGACCAGTAGAATATGTTTTcttatatatactttataagCATATACGTCAAGCGCATCCGATTCAGTGGTTTTTGGTTCTGATTCTGGTTTTGGTTCCGGTTCTGGTTCTGGTTTTGGTTCTGGCTCAAAAGTATCACTTTTGACACAATCAACTCTTTGaatcttatattttaaatatataaaaaaaatattaaatttgaatacataAGCGTGCATGAAATTTATCACaagtgtaaattaattttaattaatcataaaaattgtaaatttttatttaaaacaataaattttaatcatttttctattaatactTTATCACTACGTCAATATTCTATCTGCCCTAAAtggataaatttgaatttgctACGCAATTTCTACATTAAATACATTCaattgacaaataaatttacatttctGTGTTATTTAGTTTTCAATTGTACTTactattaaattgtataacaaagaCGAGATTAAAATAGCAActgctaaaattttcattgtttcagaaaaatttttaaaatatatttttttatattttgcaaTATTCAACAATTGTTGGACAACTCACTGAGCTTTGAGTAATAAAATACACTAAGTTAGACTTAATGTAAATAGTCGTTGGTCCTATCACATTGGGTTAACTccaattacatatttttattattacttactagcatttgaaaataattagtttttatgatCAATAAAGATAACATTACCTGAGTCGAAAAGTTTCGACATTACTTCAAACTAAAGAAGCAATTAGTTAACAGTTGAAAAAacacaaaaagtaaaaatttaaatttataaaatgagcCTGAACTCAGACTGAAAAGTCGTCATTTTCACTTTCCAGGACGATTAGGCcgaaattaaactttaaaataaaattaattgggTAGGCAATTCAGTTTGACAGAAGCGTCAAATCAGGCTTTTCAGCTTGAAAATAGTTTGAAATTAAGGCTTTTGAGGTTGATGTTTGGTTCttcagatgaaaaaataattttttttctcagccgAAAGTTGGGCGATAAATACCCAACCAAGTCGAAAAGTTTCAGCTTCATTTCAAACTGAATAAGCCGAAAAAAAAGTGGTTATTCaaattacaatataaaatgAGCCTGAACTCAAACTGAAAGGTCATCATATTTCACTTTTCAAGACCATCGGGCTGAAACaaagattgaaaataaaatcaattagtcAGGCTCTTCagcttgaaattaattttaaattaaggcTTTTCAGGCCGATGTTAGGTTCCCCgggtaaaagaataataagtTGGTTTCTTGGCCGAAATTAAGGTAAAGATGAGGATTTAGGTATGGTCCAAAATAAGCCGATTCAATTGTCAGCCAAATATCCGcctatttaataatcaaaattttttggtcaAATTTCCATCTCTTTCAATAAAACTCTACAAATTCGGCATgatttagataaaattgaGCCTTTTTAGCTAAATGTTTTTACTCGTGAATcgctaaattaatgaaaagcCATTCATTTTCTTGTTAAATTACCTAAACTAACATATTTAAAgtacagcatttttttttgttgcactGTCGGTTAGAGGTTAGCTCATTTCGATTAGTTCCAGACATTGAAACTCTCAGTATTAATGCaggtaatataaaaaaaaaaatattaaattataaaaaattacgtatTCGTGCGTTGCCAGGAAAAAACTTCTCtggcaataaattatatattgtcTAGTTATCTACATAATTGTCGTTAATTGCCGTTTCGAAATTATCAGTTGAACGTGCGAACATTTTCTTACTCTATATTCAAATATCGAAAAAGAGACAAacgttaacaattttattaaaaatgttttttataataaccCAATTGATCAACCATTTACACATCATCAAATATATTAGATGCATTCCAATAATATATTCAGCTACAACTTAGAAATAAGAATGTCggaggaaaaataaataatatatagatggggaatattcaaaagaaattttttatttgagtttaACTTTCACTAAAACTTGTTGTTAAATGTTTGTCGTTCTAAAAATACGTtgggtaaaaataatataatagagcCTTTATAGATTTCACAATAGTAGAAACAACGAAAAAACTAGTAACAACATGGTGActgcaatttatttaacatgcTGATAAAGGAAACGttactttttcaataaataaacaaattatttagcGGTTAcgcaaacatttttttttttattactatttcatGGCTTAAAGGTTTAACGAAATTTATACATCATTATAAACCATAAATAATActgtaataaattactaatcaAGTTGCTCAAGTTCACCTTcgactataattattttatgaaaccgataaaaataatcaactgataaaaaaaattctagtcgctcataaataaaagttaatatataaaatttatttatttatttttttttttttttcattcattcaaATTCCAATGAGTCGTATTACTAAACCAATTAAATATCTACctaatgattattgatttattattttcttattacgatagcttaaataaatgatatttttttattctttaaaaatttttacctgactcataaaatataatcctattaattttttatttactcacaataaaaaacgataataaaatcataagtatttaataatagaaTTCAATGATCTTCCttgcattataaataataattattaattaatatatttaatttgttggTTGTCATATAAATGGGGTAAAATTTTGTAGTTGATTGAGTGACATCTATTTCTCACGAAACTAAAGGGTTTACTATCTTTAGATAAATCTTTGCTAGCCGACATTGAGTACGATCCTTTTGATTCCTGTATACACGTTTCAGTAATtttatgtacatgtatattcATATCTATACATGCATTTTATCAAAGATGAGTATACTGTGAAAACGTCAACTATGAGTAGTTTGATAAGAGAAGAGAGAATTCAAAATGAGGAATTTCAGCTCTGCATTTCAATGGGAGATCATCGCGTCGGAAACAACTAACTTGCACTTTGGTTTCCTCACGACTTTAGATAGACAGAATTCATGATTATGATGTGTTAATATTGCGTTAGATTGCTCAAAACTACTGTACTGAATATTAATAtctaactttgaaaaattggatgtgcagataatttttaaaattagcaaaataattttgaccgTAAAGCACACAAAGCattccctgcttaaaaaatccgatagattcttatagctgtatgtataaggccctatacttaactatagcacttctcatagaactcattcattcttataaaatttctataggaatttatgaggatctattggattctatgagattttctaaacagggtttGCACTTGACGcgtgcaattaaaattttttattacacactTCAAGCGCGAAAGTGCCGAGTCGGCTTTCCGATCACTTGAATTTGTGcacagaaaaaagaaattctcaATTCGAAGTGaatatattcttgattcaagaaattttttttttaaacttaaattttctcaaataaagtagaaattttctctgagtaaaataaattctgttgGCTCAAAAAAAGCTTGACTCGGTTCCCGAAAACGTttgtcttaaaaaatattttcttgattcaaagtaacttttttttctgtgtgcgACTATTTTTCTACACTTTGTTTAACTGCACCAACATGAGTTAAATTGAATACCAGTAtaaagacaatttattaaGGAATAATTTTCAGCAAATATTGACACAACTTATTATTCTACTAAATTGAAATAAGATAATTTAGtccaaaaaatcaattttgtcAGTTGTCTGGTAGAAAAGTTTGTAGTCATGATAAATTTCGATACACATAATTagccaaattatttttttatcggcttaatatttttaatttaagaatcCTTTGAAAACTCATTACTAAAATcctgtttgtttatttatcattaataaaaaaaattcaaaaccgataattcacgaaaaatttaaaggcaatttttatttttatactgttagtttttttttctctatcaacTACTGGTAGCAGCACTAGTGTGACAgtaggattgaaaaaaaatagtgatgtTTAAGACAGAAAGGcagaatatgtaaaaaaaaaaaactgcaaaTAGGAAATAGAAATatcaattcataataaaaaagaaatcaattaaaaaatcgattacaaataaaatgagcgattgaggtgtgAGCTTTT
Above is a window of Microplitis demolitor isolate Queensland-Clemson2020A chromosome 1, iyMicDemo2.1a, whole genome shotgun sequence DNA encoding:
- the LOC103580103 gene encoding uncharacterized protein DDB_G0290685 — its product is MGSGPEGGPMDSGPEDGPMGSGPEDGPMGSGPEDELIDSENDGSILEGNGSDDDDNNEGDDGGIFGGNDDDDNDDSGDNDDDGDNGDDDGGILGGNDDDDDDSGDDDGDDDNEDDDGGILGGNGDDDDDSGDDDGGILGGNGDDDDDDSGDDDGGILGGNGDDDDEDSVDVDGGIFGENDDDDDDDSGDDDGNDDNEDDDGGILGGNDDDDDDSGDDDGDDDNEDDDGGILGGNGDDDDDSGDDDGGILGGNGDDDDDDSGDDDGGILGGNGDDDDEDSVDVDGGIFGENDDDDDDDSGDDDGNDDNEDDDGGILGGNDDDDDDSGDDDGDDDNEDDDGGILGGNDDDDDDSGDDDGDDDNEDDDGGILGGNDDDDDDSGDDDGGILGGNGDDDDDDSGDDDGGILGGNDDDDDDSGDDDGGILGGNGDDDDDDSGDDDGGILGGNDDDDDDSGDDDGGILGGNGDDDDDDSGDDDGGILGGNDDDDDDSGDDDGDDDNEDDDGGILGGNDDDDDDSGDDDGGILGGNGDDDDDDSGDDDGGILGGNGDDDDDDSVDVDGGILGGNGDDDDDDSVDVDGGIFGGNDDDDDDDNGPQVDTPVPSGVQSYILNITRVSLLPRPNGLVQSTAVPNKDSFINYLQSMTDDNPLLIMKANISVDDIEIYDSTTKNDLTDVCDTSYPAGSVAANIRTILSTAIMGGAECPIQKSTYRTVPYELDPLTLEFNNPLPCGDYLMDVTLDTPDKIRALDLTFSWMIPVSTNCLTEPMMLKS
- the LOC103580105 gene encoding uncharacterized protein LOC103580105, which produces MKILAVAILISSLLYNLIIQRVDCVKSDTFEPEPKPEPEPEPKPESEPKTTESDALDVYAYKVYIRKHILLVPPNDIFHIEDRNTDEPAEYYQTMSANNSLDIYRADIKVGETWVYETEGDGKMTTVCDSSYPENSVEANIWKIMNLALMNGQRCPILKGYKFVVPYRLPPMFLTFDKPIPCGDYVLHMDFHTSDGEWIIGVYFDWKIEKGLTECSDEVNQLQK